The sequence AGAATCCCAAATGAATGCATTACATCAATTGTTTTTCAGTCGGCAGAATTGGCGGGACGATATAGAGCTGCGGCCGGTATTTTTGGGGATACGTCAAGCATACCCTTTATTGCCAATGCAGAATTATTTGGGCGCGCACGCGCGCAGGAGGCTTTAAATGGCATTTAGACCTGCTTTCAGTGTTTCTTTGGAATCCCAAGTTTATGTGCTCATTGAGGATGTTGATTTTCAGTGGGTTCCCGGCATGGCCGTTTCACAAAAACAAAAATGCATCTCGTCCATGCATTCCGCAATTCTTCAGGTATCGCCTGAATCAGAAATACTTGAAATTTCTAGCAAATCACTCAACCCGCTTGGGGTTGCCCTTAGTGCATTTAACTTAGGCTTTAAACACAAGCAGTATGCGCTAACCGTTGAAACAGCGTTTCAGGGCAGTAAATGTTTTGAGAAAGGGGGGCCTTATAGAGAGATTTATGGAATGACATCGCGCGAAGCTAAGAAATTTTTTAAAGAGAAGGATTTGGGGGCACTTGTGCGGTTCTCGTTTTTTGGGGAGGAGTGGCCGTTACAACCCAGAACCATATTCTACGATTGGCTTTACCTAAATGTGTTGCACAGGAATTCGGATTTATCGTCTGAAATTTTAAAGTTCAATACTTTTACAGATATAGAGTTTAATCCAAAAAAATCATTAAATTGCCAAGCCCATGCCGCAGCCCTTTATGTTTCACTTTGCCGCCGCGGTATTTTGGAGTCCGTTCTCGCAGATAAGGAACACTACAAGGATCTGATGGCCAAGTCCTCGAAATATGAACGAGACTTTTTTCAATGAGCACAATGGGTAGGCCGATTTGATTTCCCGACTTTAAGTAAGGAGGTAATAGCCATGCTTAAAGTCATACTAGCCAAAATCGGAATCAGCCTGTTCCGCTATCTGCCGCTGGAGCAGATCGTCGCCAAGCTGCTGACCGGAGTCATCCAGAAGCTGCTGGCGTCCCGCCGGGCCACCAAGTTGGTCGACCGTGTCCGCAAAACCGTAACCCACCTAAATGAACTGACC is a genomic window of Pontiella desulfatans containing:
- a CDS encoding DarT1-associated NADAR antitoxin family protein, which encodes MAFRPAFSVSLESQVYVLIEDVDFQWVPGMAVSQKQKCISSMHSAILQVSPESEILEISSKSLNPLGVALSAFNLGFKHKQYALTVETAFQGSKCFEKGGPYREIYGMTSREAKKFFKEKDLGALVRFSFFGEEWPLQPRTIFYDWLYLNVLHRNSDLSSEILKFNTFTDIEFNPKKSLNCQAHAAALYVSLCRRGILESVLADKEHYKDLMAKSSKYERDFFQ